One Streptomyces sp. B21-105 genomic region harbors:
- a CDS encoding IS4 family transposase, with product MEPQFGDRIRLGVLTEEITPEVVDEVLELTGRAERRRRLLPARAVVYFVLALCLFSSSDSTGPPGYRVVLRTLTEKLRHLPGGLVQRLPTSSALTRARQRLGDKPFQALFERRCGAQATPATPGAFAFGLRLVAWDGTALDVPDTAGNAAAFGFTGRDGTNKSGNPQVRLMSLIECGTHAIIDAAFDSIARFSEHKLARRLLASLRPGMLLLADRNFAGHELWGLVEATGCHLAWRIKKNLVLPPLWVLPDGSYVSVMPTPAEGQRLGNARFHGRTPTGLPQGHLVRIIDYTVTVRSQDRPALTEKFRLATSLLDHRQAPARQLAQLYHQRWEIENGFAELKNRLRGAGFILRSKTPELICQEVYALLTVYQALSALKVHAAEQGEVDPDRISFTTMVQLARLTTAGQTAANPQILCTARLEVVQELLNDLLPPRRDRRCQRLKKPPRNTFEAKRRDEPRPPSRVSYSLKVTGNPGHLSSPAETP from the coding sequence TTGGAGCCGCAGTTCGGCGACCGGATCCGACTCGGCGTACTCACTGAGGAGATCACCCCCGAAGTGGTCGACGAGGTACTGGAGTTGACCGGAAGGGCCGAGCGCCGCCGCAGGCTCCTGCCGGCCCGCGCGGTGGTCTACTTCGTCCTGGCTCTCTGCCTGTTCAGCAGCTCCGACAGCACCGGGCCGCCGGGATACCGGGTGGTCCTGCGGACCCTGACCGAGAAACTGCGGCACCTGCCGGGCGGCCTCGTCCAGCGCCTGCCCACCAGTTCGGCCCTCACCAGAGCCCGCCAGCGCCTGGGCGACAAGCCGTTCCAGGCGCTCTTCGAACGCCGGTGCGGCGCCCAGGCGACACCCGCGACCCCAGGAGCGTTCGCCTTCGGCCTGCGGCTGGTCGCCTGGGACGGCACCGCGCTGGACGTACCGGACACCGCCGGGAACGCTGCCGCGTTCGGATTCACCGGCCGCGACGGCACCAACAAGAGCGGAAACCCGCAGGTCAGACTGATGTCTCTGATCGAGTGCGGCACCCACGCCATCATCGACGCGGCCTTCGACTCGATCGCCAGATTCAGCGAGCACAAGCTCGCCCGACGCCTGCTTGCCTCCCTGCGGCCGGGCATGCTGCTGCTGGCCGACCGCAACTTCGCCGGCCACGAGTTGTGGGGCCTGGTCGAGGCGACCGGCTGCCACCTCGCATGGCGGATCAAGAAGAACCTCGTCCTGCCACCGCTGTGGGTGCTGCCCGACGGCTCGTACGTGTCCGTCATGCCCACCCCCGCCGAGGGCCAGCGCCTGGGCAACGCCCGCTTCCACGGCCGCACCCCGACAGGGCTGCCTCAAGGACACCTCGTGCGCATCATCGACTACACCGTCACCGTCCGGTCCCAGGACAGGCCGGCCCTAACCGAGAAGTTCCGCCTGGCGACCAGCCTGCTCGACCACCGGCAGGCGCCCGCACGGCAGTTGGCCCAGCTCTACCACCAGCGCTGGGAGATCGAGAACGGCTTCGCGGAACTCAAAAACCGGCTACGAGGCGCCGGCTTCATCCTGCGCTCCAAGACCCCCGAGCTCATCTGCCAGGAGGTCTACGCACTCCTCACCGTCTACCAGGCACTGTCCGCGCTCAAAGTCCACGCAGCCGAACAGGGCGAGGTCGATCCCGACCGGATCTCCTTCACCACGATGGTGCAGCTCGCCCGGCTCACAACCGCCGGACAGACCGCAGCGAACCCGCAGATCCTGTGCACCGCCCGACTCGAAGTCGTCCAGGAACTCCTCAACGACCTCCTTCCCCCACGCCGCGACCGCCGCTGCCAACGACTGAAGAAACCACCGAGGAACACCTTCGAAGCCAAACGCCGGGACGAGCCCCGCCCTCCCAGCCGCGTCAGCTACTCACTCAAAGTCACGGGGAACCCAGGACACCTATCCTCACCTGCGGAAACACCCTAA
- a CDS encoding winged helix-turn-helix domain-containing protein, with protein sequence MRHRDSVLSKRQVLEDVREADWRGRSYIVELYISYPRKKVDTLFGRNGIETVRGLGYGLPS encoded by the coding sequence ATCCGCCACCGCGACAGCGTGCTGAGTAAACGCCAGGTCCTGGAGGACGTACGGGAGGCGGACTGGCGGGGGCGCTCGTACATCGTCGAGCTCTACATCAGCTACCCGCGCAAGAAGGTGGACACCCTGTTCGGGCGCAACGGCATCGAGACCGTGCGCGGGCTGGGGTACGGGTTGCCGAGCTGA
- a CDS encoding TetR/AcrR family transcriptional regulator has product MTTKRTGLREEKKQATRVALREAALRLALKHGPANVRVDDIAEAAGVSPRTYNNYFSSREQAIVAAVTAEREHRVAAAVAAWPTHVRLADALTEAILEQYTEPRDQDELLLITASPTLRDTYLDAAAAIEHPLAAAIDQRLGHTGTPAPRVLAASVAAAVRVALQQWLQPPAAPLASGGLVVPSGSLPDLLRSALATLEPALDAAEEQAQQRLRQ; this is encoded by the coding sequence GTGACGACAAAGCGGACCGGACTGCGCGAGGAGAAGAAGCAGGCCACCCGAGTGGCATTGCGCGAGGCGGCACTTCGACTGGCCCTCAAGCACGGACCCGCCAACGTCCGCGTCGACGACATCGCCGAGGCAGCCGGGGTCTCGCCGAGGACCTACAACAACTACTTCTCCAGTCGCGAACAGGCGATCGTCGCCGCCGTCACCGCCGAACGGGAACACCGAGTCGCCGCGGCCGTGGCCGCCTGGCCCACCCACGTCCGCCTCGCCGACGCCTTGACCGAAGCGATCCTGGAGCAGTACACCGAACCCCGCGACCAGGATGAGCTACTGCTGATCACCGCCAGCCCCACGCTGCGTGACACGTACCTCGACGCCGCCGCAGCGATCGAACACCCCCTCGCCGCCGCGATCGACCAGCGCCTCGGCCACACGGGCACGCCCGCCCCCCGCGTGCTCGCGGCGAGCGTGGCCGCTGCAGTTCGGGTCGCGCTCCAGCAGTGGCTGCAACCTCCGGCCGCACCCCTCGCAAGCGGTGGGCTCGTCGTGCCGTCCGGCTCGCTACCGGACCTGCTCCGCTCCGCGCTCGCCACACTCGAACCCGCACTTGACGCCGCCGAGGAACAGGCACAACAGCGCTTGCGCCAGTGA
- a CDS encoding ISAs1 family transposase has translation MPAAASSPIPAALVKLGPLDAGRIADLRLYFDSVPDPRARRGRWYSLTAILLVCACAVVSGARSVDELAEWGQRASNALLTVIGIRRHLLRWRRSPASATIGRVLGAVDGDALDRAAGAYLADRHRAATEPAQAPSPSASRQRRVIAVDGKTLKGSARLTATRRHLLSAVTHGTVVTLAQVEVGAKTNEITHFRPLLAPLDLTGTVVTFDALHSVKANISWLVETKKAHYIAVIKTNQPTAYAQLAGLPWQSIAVQHTASGTGHGRRESRSIKTCGIADELGGIAFPHARLAIRVHRRKPTGERETRESVYAVTSLDAHQAGPADLAAAIRGHWGVENSSHYIRDVTFAEDASTVHAGTAPRAMATLRNLAIGVLKTLGADNIAKTTRAIRDEPYRALPILGITNDPDSYGT, from the coding sequence GTGCCTGCTGCTGCATCCTCTCCCATCCCTGCCGCGCTGGTGAAACTGGGGCCTCTGGACGCCGGCCGGATCGCCGACCTGCGCCTGTACTTCGACTCGGTGCCCGACCCGCGCGCCCGCCGGGGCCGGTGGTACTCACTCACGGCGATCCTGTTGGTGTGTGCGTGCGCGGTCGTCTCGGGAGCGAGGAGCGTCGATGAACTCGCCGAGTGGGGCCAGCGTGCTTCGAACGCACTCCTGACAGTGATCGGGATCCGGCGCCACCTGCTCAGATGGCGGCGCTCTCCGGCGTCGGCCACGATCGGCCGTGTGCTCGGGGCTGTTGACGGTGACGCCCTGGACCGGGCGGCCGGCGCCTATCTGGCCGACCGGCACCGCGCCGCCACCGAACCCGCCCAGGCGCCGTCGCCCTCCGCGTCCCGGCAGCGGCGCGTGATCGCTGTCGACGGCAAAACACTCAAGGGATCAGCCCGTCTCACCGCGACGCGCCGGCATCTGCTCTCCGCGGTCACTCACGGCACCGTCGTGACCCTCGCCCAGGTTGAGGTCGGCGCGAAGACGAACGAGATCACACACTTCCGTCCGCTGCTGGCACCGCTTGACCTGACCGGCACCGTCGTCACCTTCGACGCCCTGCACTCGGTCAAGGCGAACATCTCCTGGCTGGTGGAAACCAAGAAGGCCCACTACATCGCGGTGATCAAGACCAACCAGCCCACCGCCTACGCCCAACTCGCCGGCCTGCCCTGGCAGTCCATCGCAGTCCAGCACACCGCCTCCGGGACCGGACACGGACGCCGAGAGTCCCGCTCGATCAAGACCTGCGGGATCGCCGACGAACTCGGCGGGATCGCCTTTCCCCACGCCCGCCTGGCCATTCGCGTCCACCGCCGCAAGCCCACCGGCGAACGTGAGACCCGTGAGAGTGTCTACGCCGTCACCAGCCTCGACGCCCACCAAGCCGGTCCCGCTGACCTGGCCGCCGCGATTCGCGGGCACTGGGGAGTGGAGAACTCCTCGCACTACATCAGGGACGTCACTTTCGCCGAGGACGCTTCCACCGTCCACGCCGGGACCGCACCACGGGCCATGGCGACCCTCCGCAACCTCGCCATCGGCGTGCTGAAAACCCTCGGAGCCGACAACATCGCCAAGACCACCCGGGCGATCCGCGACGAGCCCTACCGAGCACTCCCCATCCTGGGCATCACCAACGATCCGGACAGCTACGGAACTTGA
- a CDS encoding ISAs1 family transposase produces the protein MLLVCACAVVSGARSIDELAEWGVHASSGLLAALGIRGHPLRWRRCPSAATIGRALGAVDGDALDRAVGAYLADRHRRAVESAGTSESRRVIAVDGKALRGSARGDTARRHLLSAVTHGRVATLAQVEVGAKTNETRHFKPLLAPLDLAGVTVTFDALHSVKANISWLVETKKAHYIAVIKTNQPIAHSQLAALPWRDIAVQHTRSETGHGRRESRSIKTCAIADELGGIAFPYARLAIRVHRRRKETGRRESRESVYAVTSLDAHQAGPADLAAAIRGHWGVENSSHHIRDVTFAEDASTVHTGTAPRAMAAFRNLAIGTLKILGADNIAKTTRAIRNKPEQALRILGITNNPDTQGT, from the coding sequence ATCTTGCTGGTCTGTGCCTGTGCGGTCGTCTCGGGTGCGAGGAGCATCGATGAGCTGGCTGAATGGGGCGTGCACGCCTCCAGCGGGCTCTTGGCGGCTCTCGGTATCCGTGGCCATCCACTCAGGTGGCGACGCTGTCCGTCGGCGGCGACGATCGGGCGTGCGCTGGGGGCAGTTGACGGTGATGCCCTGGATCGGGCGGTGGGTGCCTACCTCGCGGACCGGCACCGTAGGGCCGTCGAATCAGCCGGCACCTCTGAGTCACGGCGCGTCATCGCCGTGGACGGCAAGGCGCTCAGGGGCTCCGCCCGCGGAGACACGGCCCGCCGTCACCTGCTTTCGGCGGTCACCCACGGCCGCGTCGCGACGCTCGCCCAAGTGGAGGTCGGTGCGAAGACGAATGAAACCAGGCACTTCAAGCCGCTGCTCGCGCCGCTGGACCTGGCCGGTGTCACGGTGACCTTCGACGCCCTGCACTCGGTCAAGGCGAACATCTCCTGGCTGGTCGAGACCAAGAAGGCGCACTACATCGCCGTGATCAAGACGAACCAGCCCATCGCCCACAGCCAGCTCGCGGCTCTGCCGTGGCGGGACATCGCCGTCCAGCACACCCGCTCGGAGACCGGGCACGGTCGGCGCGAGTCCCGTTCGATCAAGACCTGCGCCATCGCCGACGAACTCGGAGGTATCGCCTTTCCCTACGCCCGGCTGGCCATCCGCGTCCACCGCCGCCGCAAGGAAACCGGCCGCCGCGAAAGTCGTGAGAGCGTCTACGCCGTCACCAGCCTCGACGCCCACCAGGCCGGCCCGGCCGACCTGGCCGCCGCAATCCGTGGGCATTGGGGAGTGGAGAACTCCTCGCACCACATCCGAGACGTCACCTTCGCCGAGGACGCCTCCACCGTCCACACCGGCACCGCACCCCGCGCCATGGCCGCCTTCCGCAACCTCGCCATCGGCACCCTGAAGATCCTCGGAGCCGACAACATCGCCAAGACCACCCGAGCCATCCGAAACAAGCCCGAGCAAGCACTCCGAATCCTGGGCATCACCAACAACCCGGACACTCAAGGAACTTGA
- a CDS encoding DEAD/DEAH box helicase, protein MPQLAFDIAFFAELPKLQPPVRKGVLDAWEKFGRLTLDQLFKDPGLKLESLTNAKDKQIRTIRIDQFWRGVVLAPPTGDTFVLLRVMQHDKAIAWAKKQKSSINEVTRAVEIRDAATLDELTPAYERVALTSPKERLFAKFSDGDLTALGIDAETLRQARSLVDKEQLEIFAPLLPQDQREVLQYLAEGCSVEEVWQDIVAPALQASSQPVDTQDYETAIRHSRARIALVTASEELRDILEKPFAAWRVFLHPSQRKVAYRASYSGPAQVTGGPGTGKTVVALHRVKHLLGHLRDGDRVLLTTYTNALVNALRAGLESLVEDPELRARVDISTVDGFASRVVADSPGAVPLRPLLHNAEESRWGKAAKATGFPGSAQFLLQEYRHVVLAQGITTLAAYETADRRGRGSRLAAAERPLVWETIERFTADLAADGARTWLQTCVEAARLLEEKGPQYRHVVVDEAQDLHPAQWRLLRAAVPARPDDLFIAGDPHQRIYDSKVSLRSLGIKVTGRSVKLRKNYRSTQEILRWSTALLVGRPIAELEDANRKDTLLGYRSALHGDGPTVHAAATEEAELDALAAQVRAWLDAGVRPADIGVTARFNKTCATTVAHLEAAGLPAVALRSADTAKGADAVRVGTMHSFKGLEFRCVAVVGVTEDALPFAKAITPPDLDPQQHEADMMSERCLLFVACTRPRDSLHISWSGPPSPFLTEAGV, encoded by the coding sequence ATGCCGCAGCTCGCCTTCGACATCGCGTTCTTCGCCGAACTCCCCAAACTCCAGCCCCCGGTGAGGAAGGGCGTGCTGGACGCGTGGGAGAAGTTCGGCCGGCTCACCCTCGATCAGCTCTTCAAGGATCCCGGGCTGAAACTGGAGAGTCTGACCAACGCGAAGGACAAGCAGATCCGGACGATCCGCATCGACCAGTTCTGGCGCGGCGTCGTCCTCGCCCCGCCGACCGGGGACACGTTCGTCCTGCTGCGGGTCATGCAGCACGACAAGGCGATCGCCTGGGCGAAGAAGCAGAAGTCCAGCATCAACGAGGTGACACGGGCCGTCGAGATCCGCGACGCGGCGACGCTGGACGAGCTCACGCCGGCGTACGAGCGGGTGGCGCTGACGTCACCGAAGGAGCGGCTGTTCGCGAAGTTCTCCGACGGGGACCTCACCGCGCTCGGCATCGACGCCGAGACGCTGCGGCAGGCCCGGTCGCTCGTCGACAAGGAGCAGCTGGAGATCTTCGCGCCGCTGCTGCCGCAGGACCAGCGGGAGGTGCTGCAGTACCTCGCGGAGGGGTGCAGCGTCGAGGAGGTCTGGCAGGACATCGTCGCACCCGCGTTGCAGGCGTCGTCGCAGCCGGTGGACACCCAGGACTACGAGACGGCGATCCGGCACAGCCGGGCCCGCATCGCTCTGGTCACCGCCTCCGAGGAACTGCGGGACATCCTCGAGAAGCCGTTCGCGGCCTGGCGGGTGTTCCTGCACCCCTCCCAGCGCAAGGTCGCCTACCGGGCGTCCTACTCCGGGCCCGCCCAGGTCACCGGCGGGCCGGGCACCGGCAAGACCGTGGTCGCGCTGCACCGCGTCAAGCACCTGCTGGGGCATCTGCGCGACGGGGACCGCGTCCTCCTCACCACGTACACCAACGCGCTCGTCAACGCGCTGCGCGCCGGACTCGAGTCACTGGTGGAGGACCCGGAGCTGCGCGCGCGGGTGGACATCTCGACGGTGGACGGCTTCGCGAGCCGTGTCGTCGCCGACTCGCCCGGCGCGGTGCCCCTGCGGCCGCTGCTGCACAACGCGGAGGAAAGCCGCTGGGGCAAGGCCGCGAAGGCGACCGGCTTCCCCGGCAGCGCCCAGTTCCTCCTCCAGGAGTACCGGCACGTCGTCCTGGCCCAGGGCATCACGACCCTCGCCGCGTACGAGACGGCGGACCGGCGCGGCCGCGGAAGCCGGCTCGCGGCCGCCGAACGGCCCCTGGTGTGGGAGACGATCGAGCGGTTCACGGCCGATCTGGCCGCCGACGGAGCCCGCACCTGGCTGCAGACGTGCGTGGAGGCCGCGCGGCTGCTGGAGGAGAAGGGCCCGCAGTACCGGCACGTCGTGGTGGACGAGGCGCAGGACCTGCACCCGGCGCAGTGGCGTCTGCTGCGCGCGGCCGTCCCCGCCCGCCCCGACGACCTGTTCATCGCCGGCGACCCCCACCAGCGCATCTACGACTCGAAGGTGTCCCTGAGGTCGCTCGGCATCAAGGTGACCGGACGGTCGGTGAAGCTGCGCAAGAACTACCGCAGCACGCAGGAGATCCTGCGCTGGTCGACCGCGCTGCTCGTCGGCCGGCCGATCGCCGAGCTGGAGGACGCCAACCGCAAAGACACCCTGCTCGGCTACCGCTCCGCCCTGCACGGCGACGGTCCCACCGTCCACGCGGCGGCGACCGAGGAAGCCGAACTCGACGCGCTCGCGGCGCAGGTACGGGCATGGCTGGACGCGGGGGTGCGCCCGGCGGACATCGGAGTCACCGCCCGCTTCAACAAGACGTGCGCGACGACGGTGGCCCACCTCGAAGCGGCCGGCCTGCCCGCCGTCGCCCTGCGCTCCGCCGACACGGCCAAGGGCGCGGACGCCGTCCGGGTCGGCACCATGCACTCCTTCAAGGGCCTCGAGTTCCGCTGCGTCGCCGTGGTCGGCGTCACCGAGGACGCCCTGCCGTTCGCGAAGGCGATCACCCCGCCCGACCTCGACCCCCAACAGCACGAGGCGGACATGATGTCCGAACGCTGCCTCCTCTTCGTCGCCTGCACCCGCCCCCGAGACAGCCTCCACATCTCCTGGTCGGGCCCCCCGAGCCCGTTCCTGACGGAAGCCGGAGTGTGA
- a CDS encoding serine/threonine-protein kinase: protein MPDDGRRIAERYELLEQFGQGGMGDVWRGYDAVLDRPVAVKLIRPQAVTSPHLAEEFAKRFRREARITARIQHPGVPQVYDAVLDESYEQLFLVMELVDGVPLTAYVDPARPLPVSWAVAVAAQVATVLSYAHDVPVVHRDLKPGNILVARDGTVKVLDFGIAAILQTDVTRLTATGSPIGTHQYMAPEQVRGGRVTPRTDLYALGCVLHELLCGRPLFSGDGEFHLMMQHVNAPPTPLRQLRADVPEELEDLVLHLLRKAPEARPVDVQEVYERLRPFLPPPGEDAVPDGSGPVGAPDPTGIFRRPYAPRSRAGAANAPRAGAAAGVDAPPVVPEAEREALREQIREVAAHYRALLEEQRYAQATEVVDEVIEPAARALGSENKAVLRLRMYRAVSRQLAGDHRAALPEFEALADAYGRVSGPGSADARDSRAQAARCRGELGQVTEALAGLNGVLDVVRSVDGDVSEEAVELRRDIGMLLLAQGRTADALGVLDPLHADLCVVWGPDDELTAEVAETLAVIRLDLDGGPAGSPA, encoded by the coding sequence GTGCCGGACGACGGACGTCGGATCGCGGAACGCTACGAACTGCTCGAGCAGTTCGGCCAGGGCGGCATGGGGGACGTGTGGCGGGGCTATGACGCCGTCCTGGACCGGCCGGTCGCCGTGAAGCTGATCCGTCCGCAGGCCGTGACGTCACCGCACCTCGCGGAGGAGTTCGCGAAACGGTTCCGGCGCGAGGCGCGGATCACCGCCCGCATCCAGCACCCCGGCGTGCCGCAGGTGTACGACGCCGTGCTGGACGAGTCGTACGAGCAGCTGTTCCTGGTGATGGAGCTGGTCGACGGCGTGCCGCTGACCGCGTACGTGGACCCGGCGCGGCCGCTGCCCGTCAGCTGGGCGGTGGCCGTGGCGGCGCAGGTGGCGACCGTGCTGTCGTACGCGCACGACGTGCCCGTGGTGCACCGGGACCTGAAGCCGGGCAACATCCTCGTCGCACGCGACGGCACCGTGAAGGTGCTCGACTTCGGCATCGCGGCCATCCTGCAGACGGACGTCACCCGGCTGACGGCGACCGGGAGCCCCATCGGGACGCACCAGTACATGGCGCCGGAACAGGTGCGCGGCGGACGGGTCACGCCGCGCACCGACCTGTATGCCCTGGGCTGCGTGCTGCACGAACTCCTCTGCGGGCGGCCGCTGTTCAGCGGGGACGGCGAGTTCCACCTGATGATGCAGCACGTCAACGCGCCCCCGACGCCCCTGCGGCAGCTGCGGGCCGACGTGCCGGAGGAACTGGAGGATCTCGTCCTGCACCTGCTCCGCAAGGCACCCGAGGCGCGGCCCGTCGACGTGCAGGAGGTGTACGAGCGGCTGCGGCCCTTCCTGCCGCCGCCCGGTGAGGACGCCGTGCCTGACGGGTCGGGGCCCGTCGGCGCACCCGACCCGACCGGCATCTTCCGCCGCCCCTACGCGCCCCGCTCGCGCGCCGGGGCGGCGAACGCGCCGCGCGCCGGGGCGGCCGCCGGGGTCGACGCGCCGCCCGTCGTTCCGGAGGCCGAGCGGGAGGCGCTGCGGGAACAGATCCGCGAAGTCGCCGCGCACTACCGGGCGTTGCTGGAGGAGCAGCGTTACGCGCAGGCGACCGAGGTGGTGGACGAGGTGATCGAGCCGGCCGCACGTGCCCTCGGCTCGGAGAACAAGGCGGTCCTGCGACTGCGCATGTACCGGGCGGTCAGCCGCCAGCTCGCGGGCGATCACCGGGCCGCGCTGCCCGAGTTCGAGGCTCTCGCCGACGCCTACGGGCGGGTCAGCGGCCCCGGCAGCGCGGACGCCCGGGACAGCAGGGCCCAGGCGGCCCGCTGCCGCGGCGAACTCGGCCAGGTGACGGAGGCGCTCGCCGGACTGAACGGCGTCCTCGACGTCGTACGGTCGGTGGACGGCGACGTGAGCGAGGAAGCCGTCGAACTGCGCCGCGACATCGGCATGCTGCTGCTCGCGCAGGGCCGGACCGCGGACGCGCTCGGCGTCCTGGACCCGCTGCACGCCGACCTGTGCGTGGTGTGGGGTCCGGACGACGAACTCACGGCCGAGGTGGCCGAGACGCTGGCGGTGATCCGTCTGGATCTCGACGGCGGCCCGGCCGGATCCCCCGCCTGA
- a CDS encoding ATP-binding protein, whose protein sequence is MTATQAPLTAHRFAMRFSSTPRGARLARRLCGHRLDAWGVPYGSAAHDAVVLVAAELCANAVRHGHVAGRDFHVLLTADPAAGTVRLEVSDTRGERLPRIRSASAPDEGGRGLLLVEELADRWGCTARVAGGPGKTVWAECTVPGLNRADPA, encoded by the coding sequence ATGACGGCAACACAAGCACCCCTCACCGCCCACCGGTTCGCGATGCGCTTCAGCTCCACTCCGCGTGGGGCCCGCCTGGCGCGACGGCTGTGCGGGCACCGGCTCGACGCCTGGGGCGTCCCGTACGGCAGCGCCGCGCACGACGCCGTCGTCCTGGTCGCGGCGGAACTGTGCGCGAACGCGGTACGGCACGGGCACGTCGCCGGACGGGACTTCCACGTCCTGCTCACCGCGGACCCGGCCGCCGGCACCGTACGGCTCGAGGTCAGCGACACCCGCGGCGAACGCCTCCCGCGCATCCGCAGCGCCTCCGCACCGGACGAGGGCGGTCGCGGGCTGCTGCTCGTCGAGGAGCTGGCCGATCGCTGGGGCTGCACGGCGCGCGTCGCGGGCGGTCCGGGCAAGACCGTCTGGGCGGAGTGCACCGTCCCCGGCCTGAACCGAGCAGACCCGGCCTGA
- a CDS encoding helix-turn-helix domain-containing protein, which produces MRDEDEEQRQQRPEDDPGTGVVTAFGRQLKLLRVRAGLERPEFGSRVGYAADTVASIEQGRRIPQARFIDKADEVLGAGGLLTALKEEVGRAQYPAFFRDAARLETDAHELFLYAVQAVPGLLQTEEYTRALLAMRRPLLDEDTIEQRVAARLLRQQIFTRWPAPLLSFVIEEAVLRKPFGGKAVLRGVLENILLVGDKRNVEIQVMPNDREDNAGVDGPFSLITPKIGDQIAYLEVQGRSILVTDRDEVRSISARYGIIRSQALTPRESLGFVEKVLGEL; this is translated from the coding sequence ATGCGGGACGAGGACGAGGAACAGCGGCAGCAGCGGCCGGAGGACGACCCGGGGACGGGCGTCGTCACCGCGTTCGGACGGCAGCTGAAGCTGCTGCGGGTGCGGGCCGGGCTCGAGCGCCCCGAGTTCGGCAGCCGGGTCGGCTACGCGGCCGACACGGTGGCGTCGATCGAGCAGGGACGGCGGATTCCCCAGGCCCGCTTCATCGACAAGGCCGACGAAGTACTCGGGGCGGGGGGCTTGTTGACGGCCCTCAAGGAGGAGGTGGGGCGGGCTCAGTACCCGGCGTTCTTCCGGGACGCGGCGAGGTTGGAAACGGACGCGCACGAGCTGTTCCTGTACGCGGTGCAAGCGGTTCCGGGGCTTCTGCAGACCGAGGAGTACACGCGTGCGCTGCTTGCCATGAGGCGTCCGCTGTTGGATGAGGACACGATCGAACAGCGGGTCGCGGCACGTCTGTTGCGCCAGCAGATCTTCACCCGCTGGCCTGCGCCGCTCCTGAGCTTCGTCATCGAGGAGGCTGTGCTCCGCAAGCCGTTCGGCGGTAAGGCGGTCCTGCGAGGTGTTCTTGAGAACATCTTGCTGGTCGGGGACAAGCGCAACGTCGAGATTCAGGTCATGCCGAACGACCGTGAGGACAACGCCGGCGTGGACGGTCCCTTCTCGTTGATCACACCGAAGATAGGTGACCAGATTGCGTACTTGGAGGTGCAAGGACGCAGCATCCTGGTCACGGACCGAGACGAGGTGCGGTCCATCTCAGCCCGTTATGGGATCATCCGAAGTCAGGCTCTCACTCCGCGAGAGTCCCTGGGATTCGTAGAGAAGGTGCTGGGAGAGCTATGA
- a CDS encoding DUF397 domain-containing protein, translated as MNTGESWRKSSYSGAEGGECVEVAEASGAVWVRDSKRPAEARLSFGAEAWAGFVRMAAAC; from the coding sequence ATGAACACGGGTGAGTCGTGGCGCAAGAGCAGCTACAGCGGCGCGGAGGGTGGCGAGTGCGTCGAGGTCGCCGAGGCAAGCGGAGCCGTGTGGGTCCGTGACTCCAAGCGACCCGCAGAAGCCAGGTTGTCCTTCGGGGCCGAGGCGTGGGCGGGCTTTGTGCGGATGGCCGCAGCGTGCTGA
- a CDS encoding transposase family protein, with product MRATTGLCRCGQSSARVHGRYVRRLRDVAVGGLGVVIELCVRRFRCENPACTAVTFAEQIVGLTTPHSRQTRYCAGC from the coding sequence GTGCGCGCGACGACTGGCTTGTGTCGGTGCGGTCAGAGCTCGGCCCGGGTGCACGGTCGGTACGTACGCAGGCTGCGTGATGTCGCCGTGGGCGGGCTCGGTGTCGTGATCGAGTTATGCGTGCGCCGCTTCCGCTGCGAGAACCCTGCCTGCACGGCGGTGACGTTCGCTGAACAGATCGTGGGACTGACGACCCCGCACAGTCGGCAGACCCGCTATTGCGCGGGCTGCTGA
- a CDS encoding transposase — MPRRPPRGLDHWITEVERDSLVPLAGFARNLRRDFDAVRNGLSLPHSSGAVEGNINRLKMLKRQMFGRASLDLLRKRVLLAR, encoded by the coding sequence ATGCCACGGCGACCGCCTCGAGGACTGGATCACTGGATCACCGAGGTCGAACGAGACTCCCTCGTCCCACTCGCGGGCTTCGCCCGCAACCTCCGCCGCGACTTCGACGCCGTCCGCAACGGACTGTCGCTTCCCCACAGTTCCGGCGCCGTCGAAGGCAACATCAACCGACTGAAGATGCTGAAACGGCAGATGTTCGGCAGGGCCAGCCTCGATCTCCTTCGCAAACGCGTCCTGCTCGCGCGATGA